The Geotrypetes seraphini chromosome 6, aGeoSer1.1, whole genome shotgun sequence genome includes a window with the following:
- the FAM181B gene encoding protein FAM181B, with protein MSPHFAPFCFPGSPAGDSKMQKSYDGAPAAEGGDFKEATRDLLSFIDLASSNIKLALDKPVKSKRKVNHRKYLQKQIKRCTGLIGPGEAHPEAPKRPVPLPTLHCRPPPRREGAHASLQSKSLAALFDHAGEEKGRKVPLRDRNLPPSFFTEPALPACRLGDASGAPLKALDKGEREAAEFFELLGPDYGGLISEQEVFAGASGRIHPDLGGSEHALGEPQHLLGGLLFPDPWSPCGGGKKPACNSEHPRGVLLQGAPYSAGSDSAVSSPSSPLASFAPFFPDCSVPQIANDFNPGYSWAAYSAL; from the coding sequence ATGAGCCCCCACTTCGCCCCCTTCTGCTTCCCCGGCTCGCCCGCGGGGGACTCCAAGATGCAGAAGAGCTACGACGGGGCTCCGGCGGCCGAGGGAGGCGACTTCAAGGAAGCCACCCGGGACCTCCTGAGCTTCATCGACCTGGCCTCCAGCAACATCAAGCTGGCTCTGGACAAGCCGGTGAAGTCGAAGAGGAAAGTGAACCACCGCAAGTACCTGCAGAAGCAGATCAAGCGGTGCACGGGCCTGATCGGCCCCGGGGAGGCCCACCCGGAGGCCCCCAAGCGGCCGGTCCCCTTGCCCACCCTCCACTGCAGGCCCCCTCCGAGAAGGGAAGGCGCCCACGCCAGCCTCCAGAGCAAGAGCCTGGCCGCCCTCTTCGACCACGCCGGGGAGGAGAAGGGCAGGAAGGTGCCGCTCCGGGACCGCAACCTGCCCCCGTCTTTCTTCACCGAGCCCGCCCTGCCCGCCTGCCGCCTAGGCGACGCCTCGGGCGCCCCCCTGAAGgcgctggacaagggggagcggGAGGCGGCGGAGTTCTTCGAGCTGCTGGGGCCGGACTACGGCGGCCTGATCTCGGAGCAGGAGGTCTTCGCCGGCGCCTCGGGCAGGATCCATCCGGACCTGGGGGGCTCCGAGCACGCCCTCGGCGAGCCTCAGCACCTCCTGGGGGGGCTGCTCTTTCCGGATCCCTGGAGCCCCTGCGGCGGAGGCAAAAAGCCGGCCTGCAACAGCGAGCACCCCCGGGGAGTCCTGCTCCAGGGCGCCCCCTACAGTGCCGGTTCGGACTCTGCAGTCAGCTCCCCGTCCTCGCCTTTGGCCTCCTTTGCCCCCTTTTTCCCGGACTGCTCCGTCCCTCAGATTGCCAACGATTTCAATCCGGGATATAGCTGGGCGGCTTATTCTGCTCTTTAG